The Clavelina lepadiformis chromosome 3, kaClaLepa1.1, whole genome shotgun sequence region CAAATTTGACAAGACAACTGTATATTACATTATGAAGTGCTGTATAACGGAATGACAGAATGAATATGTTATGACGTAGAACAAGTGGCAACTTATAGTTACAGCTTGCTGGGTTGCCGGTCTAAATACAGTTCAATGTTTACTTGGTTGGTTAAAATCAACTCGTGGAATTCATTCAGTCGCAACGAAGTTTCATTTCAGTTTCTTTAAGAGGTTCGCTCCCTCCTTTCCAATGAAACCAAATAATTCCATGCCAACGTTGATTTGATTGACGCATCCAGACTCCATTGAGCGCTGATTGGAAGCACCTATCAAACCACCATCCTTGACTTCCTCCATAGTTAGTTGCGCAGTTTCCACCATCACtaatatattaaaacaataaaaataaaaattactttgttgCATCTATTTATATTCCATCTTATACGTTACTGGCAAGATATAACTGAAAATCCTACTGAGGTTGTGGCActtaatgtttattaagtTGAACATATTTGTTACTGAACATAAGGTGACGTACTAGGAATCGTTATCGTTATCTTCCGTCGAGAATGGGAAACCATTGTGATTTATTAAACTGTCTCCTGCATTTCCGCTGTATCCGGAAACACCAAGCCGATATAAATTTTCAGCAGATTCGATGGAAAACgagctgcaaaaacaaaagattaGAATCCAGACAACTAAGTTGTCACTTactcaacaaagttttacgtTGATTAATAAATCTATGAATTTTATCATCTTCGTTATTTATATCATAACAATCGTCTTATGACCTATAATCGGCGTGACGTTGGTTTCCATGGAAATCCCACAGCTCTACCTTGAGTCTGCATCCTCCTTCACGCGTCATCTCGTGGATGTTGTCGAGTCCTGTAAGTAATGAAGCACgaattataacaaaaacatcaaaataaaatgcgtttaTGTTGAACTAACTTCCTCTTACCAAGCCAAAATTCCCCATCAATCTGGCCAAAACCGTTCGCGTAGTCGTCCCATGGTCGACTAAAATTCCCACTTCCGTCAATTCGTCtttgaaaaaccttttaatagttcatatttacattttagcaGAATGGTAGTGGGTGAAATCATCATTAGTCTATTTCGTCACAATATAATAAAGCACAACACCATTTACACGTCACGCACGATACTATTTACACTTTGCTTGCAACACGAAAGGTTTGTTGTCAATTAGGAGCTCATTTTCTGGTGATATGTGACTTCGGGCAATTGGtagaaatttcaaattaagAAAACTTCAAACTAATAATTTGGGTTAATTCCACACAGCTTGATAACTATCGCcaggttttttttaaggtttggtttgggtgaccgctaagtagttttaagagaccgcaagtgttttatttaaataccaaaaaatagccaTATTTGCTTAAACGAATAATTTATTAGGCTACTGGCAGTGCACAATCACAGAACAAATTTTTCAGGTTCTATCTCATGCAACAAAACAGATTCGCAATCCCGTTCCCATCCGCCAGCTTCCATTTCTTCGTTGTTTGCAGATTCCAACGCCTTCAATGCTCGCACTGTCACTGTTCGTCGGTCCTTTGTTTTTTGCCACTTCTCAGCTATCTTTTGTGTATCCTCGTCAGTGAGCTGCTCCGGACCGTTCATCGAAATGTTGATTAGAGCATTCAGGGTGATATCTAGTAGCCTATTTCGTTGCTTGGTTTTAACACGACATAGAGTCGAAAATCCTCGCTCTGGCCAGGCGGTTGCTAGAGGAATTGACAATGCAATGCAGCAAAGTCGATGCAGCTCTGGAAACATTTGCTGGAATACGTTGTCTCGAGCAATTTTGCTGCAGACATCACCGGGATCTTGGCAGAACTCAAATTCTGGCATTGTCATTCTATCTTTCAACGTTTGATAGTCATTTAGTACTTTCAAGGTTTGTTCAGCGGGAACAATGCTCCGAGCTCAGATGCATATCCAGACGAGAGGGGCGCTGAGGTCTGGCGGGTACGCTGGTGTAAACATCAGCAAACTTCCCTCGGTCAGTGATAGCTACCGGATGCTTAGAGCAAAGCAAACATATTATGCCTCCGTCAGCATGGAGGGTGAACACGTTCATTCGTAGAGCATCATCAAAACCTTTCAGTTTAATCCACGATTGAAATATCTTGTTGGATGGTGCGGCTGGAACAGTCGTCGACGATGCAACAGGACTGCTCTTGAACATTTTCAGCAGAATTGCGGTCATTCAGTAAAACACAATCAGAACTTGTGGTGTTGTTGGCAGATGCGGTTTCGGGGGTTAGAGCAGCAGTACGTGTTTTCGGTTTACCAGAAAAGAACTGCTTTATACTTTGATTGTTAGGTTTATCAGACGATAAGCGTTTACGCTGCGACATTTTCACCTGAAATAACtcacaaaaacttaaaatttttaagttaaaaaatagaaaGAGTATTTAAGAAATAGCCTATTCTAAATTTTATCGCAAAAAACAATCTTTCTATCTCAAAAATGCTCAAGATAGCAACTGTCACGTCTTCCTTATCTTTTACCAGGAAAGAGACGTTGAAAGAACGTGAACTAATTTAATGGAAGAAAAATCAACGCACAGCAATCAATTAACGACTGAATAGTTCTACTTCTGAGATCGCTGATCAAAATCTTCAGAGAACTGGCAGAAAGGGCGATGTAATCTGTAATAGCACTTGCAAATAACGCATTAAAACTTGATAGCAACTGTCAGCACTTCAACGTATTTCTTAATTTCTGTCCTTCCTCTCTTTTACACTCAAAATATGCCGCCTTATATAATGGCAATGCCAAAAATATTCTCCCACCTACGAGAAGCTTCGGTTAagttacgtcacaaacaatTGTTAAAACTAAACGTCAGGTTGAGTAAATacgtttatgacatcataagcTTCATAGTATTCAGTTTAAGTCAGAGAAGAGTCCAGAAGGAATAGAATTAACTCGAATCTAGGTTTCGCAAGAAAAGCAATTAATACGTTATTTCTGATTTCAAAGGTTACTTTAGGACAAACATTAATCTCTAAAGATGCGGTACAAACCTTGGCATTTAAACTACATACAATCAACGCAACATAAAATGAATTATTCGACAAGGCACAGCTTAAATGATTGTGACAGCGACCAAACAGCCTGCCCAACATGGCCGCCAAACAAGTTTGCTGCACAATCAAACAAAGTGTGCTTGTTGGCTTCTGCTTGTTATGTTTCCACACGTAAAAACTGATCATTATGCGCCATAAATCAGTAATAAACATTGACGAGTATCGAAGGTGCACTTCTTTTGTGAAGAACTCTTTGATTCAGCTGTTAGCTGTACCTCCGGCTCCACTTATTCTTTTTTCCGGACGTGAACTATTGATCGTAGGCTATATTCGTAATATCGACAAGACATAGCGAGAAACAACCATTACTTTTCTACTGTagttgcaagtccaaattttgggaaaccgctggagaaatttgggaGACCGTTTCGGTCgcccaaaacaccttaaaaaaaacactgacTATCGCTTTAATACTAGGCCTACACAGTATATACGTATATACTCTTATGTATACTTTTACAcctttcaatactaagttcgATATAATTTGTAAGCTATTCCACTTACAACTGTGGAAAGATTTTCACTCACCGTCCATCCATCCTCGCAGTAAACTTCAACACCACTCGTCAAAGTGTGGGGACCGTTGCTTGATGACGTAGAACATGACGTAATACTAGATGTTGTTGTCGTGGTAACTGGGCTGGTTGCAGTTGATGGAGTTGTCGTCACCACAGTGCTGGTTGCAGTTGATGGCGTTGTCGTGGTAACAGTGGTAGTTGCCATGGTCGTGGCACTGGGAGATGTAAGAAGCTCCTCGATTTCTGGAAAGAAATGtggaaatgaaataaaaatagttgACATACATTTGCTTCTACTTGAACTTACTGGTCAGCCTGGTGACTATGTCGGTTCTAAGCGGTACCAGGTTGCAACATGCGGTTTGGTTGTCATTCTCTTCATCTTCATTCATTTCCCCGTCTTCAGGACATGCGACGTCACTTTTGTCAAGTTTTCGAGTCCAAGTAAACGTTGTGTCGTCATCACAAATTGTCTTCACAGATTGCCTGCATTGTTGCGAGTAGgtcattgtgacgtagtaCACCAAGAGCAACAAACGAAAACTTCCTTTCATAGTTcagttgaaatttttctcaaaaaagCTTCAATTTAAATAGAAGTCTTATAACAAAACTGTCGACTATGACGAAGTCATGTgataaaattgtaacaaaatagtTTAAGGCACATAAGATATGTGTTTTCTAATTAAGCATCGCGCGTTTTCTTGTGATTCAGCCAGGAAGCGATAAAATGCAAAAGCTCGTTTGACGCTTAACACATTTTACACATTTTTCACTTACAGTCTTAGACTATAAGCTGTGGTCTTACACGTTTGCATAAATGagcaaacaaacatattatagCCTTTAGTGAAATCGCCTAAGAAGATCCAGTCATCAAAAACACACTTACAGGAAAGCTTTGTTGTGCTAATGTGTTAGGGTTAATGAAATCAAATCCTGAAAATGTTCCATTTCACTGCTTCTGTACTTATCACTTCTAGAAAAACAGTTTCTCTAAccagaaatatttcaaatatttcgaATATTTCGACCAACTTAGTGACGATTAAACGTAGCTGTGTAACAAGCTTgctcaaaacaaattttctaatTGCAATAACGAAACTTAATACCCGTAAGAAATCTGCTGTCTTCTCATTTGCGCCGTTTCTTGCGATTCAGCCAGGAAGTCAGGTGTCTGAACCAGGAAACTCGCTTCAGCATGGTGCTATTGTTATATTCGCGAAACGCGATAATCTTCTGTCTTTGTGAGTCAGCTTATTAGGGTGTGTAAATTATTATGTGCAATGAGTTGATAACATCACAAGCTTCAGATTAAACACCCCACACTGGGTCTTACGATGATTTCAGGAAATGTCTGATTTATGGGCACGAAGCCTCTGCATATCTGTTTGGCAAAATATTATTATGGCAATTAATTCCTTGAGACAGGGATCTTATTTCTCATCCTTCTATAACTGCGGAAGGATCTGACTAAAGTTTCTACAATTACCACCATCAGAGTGCTCTTTTTATAGAAGACTCCATAGAATAACATCAGTTTCCACTGAAACAATGATGATGAATGGAAAGCACAACCGTCACCGTTATATGATGGACATTGGTAAAGAGTACTGTAGCCTGATTATAGGTTAACTGGATGAAACACACTTTACgccagaaaaaataaatctgcCACTTACGCCAgtgtcaaaacaaaatttgactcATTCGCCACGTCGGTAATTTCCAACAGCGGTGTAAGTGGGAATTGTTTGCATAAACAGAGTTTTACACcaaaaagttacaaaagttcAGATTCAATAAATCATTTTATCTTTCGTCATTGGCGCGATGGGGACGAAAAACAGTGCTAGTTGCTAATCACACGCTAATGCACGAGATACGTGGCAAAGGTTAAACCGTGAAGGAAATAATGGTAGTGCCAACAACGAAATCATCAATTCGTCAACAACATCAATTCGTCAACAACAATTCGTCattaacaataataatcatGATGTCAACTTGCTGATGACAACTAGCATGACCACTAAACACAGAAATACAGAAGCCAAATATTCCACATTTAAAGCCAGGTTATTCAGATTATAGCAAACGAGCAGGTGATATGTTCAAGCCACAGATTGCTGATCCTTTATAGGtccaatgctgtacatcagtggatggcaAAATCAAGCCAACCGTATACGAAACCCCATCCCAGGCGGAAGCCCGGTTTCGTGTGGCGATATATGGTAATAATTTTGGGCGTTGGTGTCGAGCACTAGATTGTACAGCACAATTGCAAACCCACGACGATCTCTTACTAGATGTGATGACGTTTCAACTCGCTGCATATTGAAATCTTCTTTGTCAGGCACATCGACGATGATGTACCAGAAAGAGATGTCATGTCATTGTCGTTAGGTGGTAATGTTGaggaaaaacattttgtatggTAGATACAAAAGTTGTATTCAGTGTAGTAGTGTAGTGTAGTGTAGTAGTGTAGTGTAGTGCTGTAGTTTGTTTTAAAGCGGGAAAGCTTAATTAAAAGGGTTAACCATCTCAGCGTCGTGGATTATGAGACTGACAGCGGTGACGTAAAAAGCGACTTCTACTTACATATTTGTGTTCATATAACTCACTCGTATGTATGCTAGTCTGCTGTTTATAAcaaatcattgtttttatcGTCTGCACGGCTTTGTATGTATCGGTTTATAAACAAATGTCTTGTAAAAACTAGGGCTGGAACAAATTGGTCGGCTAATAATAGCCGCTAGCGCCTAAGAGATCTTGGCGACTAAAGATTTTGTTAGCCATTAGCCGAAAACTTAAATGTGGTGGATAATTTGGAGCAACGTTTTTTGTAATCCATTAATTCAAGGAAATTTGTTACTCTGTTAATAATGTTAATGTTTGAATACCAACTTTGTGGGCTGACATATCATAAGTTGCTAATAAAACCCTTTTAATGACATTTATTAATAATATACGACTATAGTGGCTTACGGCTAAAGACAATCGGCTAAATTCCCAGCCCTAGTAAAAACAACGCGAATATATACACGTGGATCGTATAATTGAATGACAgtgtggtgccaaatttgtactgggtattgtgacgtaaaaatgtcGCATGACTCAGAGTTTGTCTtcgtgcaaattttttaaggtttgttttgttatttgtaagttaaatttgtaacctttgtaaaagttttatcTAAACACGACAGCAAtctgcaaagtttttaaatgaaaaacttaCACTGAGTCATTCGATATCAACACATCACAATGTCTAGAACAAATTTGGCAAGACAAccttatattatattatgacGTGCGGTATAACGGAATGACAAAATGTAtagattatgacgtaatatggGTGGCAACTTATAGTTACATTTTCCTACGTTGCCGGTCTAAATACAATTCAATGTTTACTTGGTTGGTTAAAATCAACTCATGGATTTCATTCAGTCGCAacgaagtttcattttagtttctttaagaGGTTCACGCAATTTCTTCCAATGATACCAAACAATTCCATGATAAAATCCCCCTGATTGACGCATCCAGACTCCATTGAGGTATGAATTGCCGCAACCAACAAACCACCATCCTTGAGATCCTCCAAAGTGAGTTGAACAGTTTATATTACTAGTGtattaaaacatgaaagattaaaattaattttttccttCTATTTATATTCTATCTTATACGCTACTGGCAGGATAAAACTGAAAATCCTACTGAGGTTGTGGCACTTAATGTTTATTGAGTTGACCATATTTGTTCCTGAACATAAGATGATGTACTAGGAATTTCATATTTGGGCATATTTGTTGCTAAACGTAAAATAACTTACGATGAATCGTTGTCGCTATCTTCTGTCGAGAATGGGCGACCATTGTTATATGATAAACTGTCCCCTGCATTTCCGCTGTATCCAGAAACACGAAGCCGATATAAATTTTCAGCAGATTCGATCGAAAACgagctgcaaaaacaacaacttgcttTAAAAGATTCCAATCCAGACTGCTAAGTTATAATTTACCCAAGAAACTTTTGAGTTGATTTAATGAATCTTTGAATTTTATCATCTTCGTTATTTATGTCACAACAATTGTCTTATAACCTATAATCGGCGTGACGTTGGTTTCCATCGAAATCCCACAGCTCTATCTTGAGTCTGCATCCTCCTTCACGCGTCATCTTGTGGATGTTGTCGAGTCCTGTAAGTAATGAAGCACGAAtaataaaacgaaaaacatcaaaataaaatgtgtttaagttgaactAACTTCCTCTTACCGAGCCAAAATTCCCCATCAATCTGGCCAAAACCTTTCGCGTAATCGTCCCATCGTCGCCCGAAATCAACACTTCCATCAATTCGTCTTTGAAAAATCTGTTAgtgattttatttacatttcagCATAAGTGTAGTACatttaaatattgaaatagtcttcagtttattacgtcaaaaatgataataatattacgttatcataaaatataacacaaaGCCATTTACACGTCACAAACAATACGCAAAGCGTCTAATTAACTACAACCTTATTTTCTAGTGATATGTGAGTTCGGGTGATCGCTAAAACTTTCATGTTGAGAAAACATCAAACTAAGGTTCCAGGTAGATTTTAAATGCAGGTGTTCTGAGTGAAATAATTCAGGTCTACGTGGTGATGGTTAAATTTTGACCGTTATCGCTGCAAAGTACTTACGCCATTCAATGCAATTGTTTCACATGTTCCAtgaaacgaaaacaataatGACTCGagttactttttttcaaagaatCGACAAAGAACTCAAGTCAGTTCTTTTTAATTATGATTCAgcatgaaaataaaacgaatCTTTATTCGTTGGTCGGaatataataaagtataacttaaaattattttatttgcctACAAATGCGTACGGTGCAGCCAAAATTGTAATAATCCTAAACGTTTGTGGTTGATAGAAATGGAAAATTTGCTGAATAtttggtttggttttaaatattaatcGACTGGACTTGATTCGGGTTTTATTAACCAGATGACTCaatttgactcgagtcacttgTACTAAATGACTCGATTTGACTTTAGTCTGAaaaggtaaatgacttgatttgCGACTCGAGTTTGATCACTTGGTTAAGACTCCGAGTACAACAACGTTATTATAGAAGTACAGTAATTTCACGCATCGTTGCATACGACCCAACTTGGCCTTATGATTATTTATGCACAATTGCACACGACAAGCACTCCCAGAGTAATCATGGTAGTTGCATTCGAATGATAATTGATATTAATTTGACACACTTATATTCCACAATTTTGAGTCtacttttttaagttttatttaaagcGTTTTATAACCAAGCACAAGTCAGCTTTAATgaaatttacagaaaaaattatgttttagaaaagtggaaaaagtaaaaacccTATCCTATGGTATTGAAGAAAAATCACGATCAAAGCAGACCGCCAGAAGGAAAGTGAAGTAAAGCCAAAGTTAAGGAGAAACTAGAGTgaagttttaaagttaaaacaaagcaTGTGTGAAAATGGCAAAACCCATCACGTATGCTGACAAAATTAAAAGACAACGGAACAACGACATCGACGTAGACTATAGCAATCACCGGTAGTTTACTGTTCAAATGTTCAAAGAAAGTAAGGGAGAACATGTCTACTCATTGCTGAGAGAAACCGCGATACCGATACGTATTATCGAGGGCATTATTCAGAAACCAGGAAATATTATCAACATCACATTAGACAGTAAGAACGCCATACGGATTGCAGACATACTTGAGAAGAGAGGCCGGAGGTGAAGCATGCCACTGCTCACGGCGACGGCAGAACGAACCTTACAATGCGATGGGTGCCTATCGACTAACCCCAAAAACACcttgacaaagtttttttaaaaacgtgGTGTCCGAGGCCCAGTCCAGCTGGGTTTTGAAAAACACGGCATAAAAGAAAGTAGAAGAATTTATAAAGTAACATAAGGACAGATGAAGGACAATCAACTACCATCGTACTTATACTTGGGAAAGATGAGATGCGCTATGAGCTATGACGGTCAAATCCAAACCTGCTCCCTCTGCACGGAACAAGGACTTTAGTACAGAGAATGCCCTTATCGATCAAACTCAAACACCGACAATTCAAGTGTAAAAAACTCTCCAACAAGTATCACTGAACAATCAAACCTTGACGAAAACGAGATACGATTTACCCCACCAAAGAGAGTCAAGAAGTGACAACGAGCACCGCCAATAATACAACAATACCCGCGACAGGCGTTCCTCGAATCAGAGCCAGTGTTTTTTTgaaggtgttttgggggaccgaatcggtcccccaaatttctccagcggtttcccaaaatttggacttgctaCTCTGGTCTTGCTAATttggtctcttaaaactacttagcggtcacccaaaccaaaccttaaaaaaaacctgATCAGAGCAAAGGACAAAAGAGccaaaaatgttgaaaggAATCTAAGGAATAATAGAGAAAGGAAGGATAATTTAAACCACGACCCAAACGAGCAACCTTCGGATTTGAAAGAGAGCTGAGAGGGCAAAAGGAAAGCCATAAGCGAGGAATCCAACGAGAGCCTGGAAAAACCTGCAACACAACGAAGTAAGAACGTTCAGACCCAACGTGACTTCTCCCAATTTCCGATGAACGAAACTATGAATGTACAACATCTATGCAGAGAACCCCTTCTATTTTGAAGAATTGCTGACGAAAAGGAAGATACGGCTGCAGACTTTGACACACCTTTTTATGGCATAAACTGTAATGCAGCTTACATAAGATGTCACAGCACCAAGTGCTCGATTCAATACGTTAGAGACAGATACCGCACACATAGATTTGATTGCTGCCATATTATCTACAAACCGAACAAGCCAGAACTTAACTTACTGTAAAAAGAGTATAAAATTGTATTACATTCCCACAAATAAATAATTCCAGTATGTAAACTAAAGACATGCAATAGTACGTGTTACAGATATCTCTTTTTTCGCGTTTCCTTAATTTTGAATGTGTTTGAGTTTCATATCAGATTTCAGATTTCATTTCTCGCTTGACGCCACACCATGATATATCTGTACAACCGTTCTTGATATTAGCCATGTGATTACGACGTAATTATTGATGTTCACGCTATAATTTTGCCGTTTGTTGAACACTCACGCTGCCATAGACGATGATACCAGACATTAGAGTCCCATGACACTGACATGACTTCAATTGTCAGATGCTTGCATGTCGCCAAAATAAACACAGATGATACAGTcttttgttgctttatttgtctgctaaaacatttttatttgtgtgtgtgtgtgttttcgTTTGAAAAAGACGTACATTcgaataaaaagcaaaaacagaaaagTGGGAAAAGACAAATCTGAAAAGATCGAATGCGGTTTACTGTGACAATAAATTTATCGCCGCTTCTCTTACAAATGTGGAAAGATTTTCACTCACCGTCCATCCATCCTCGCAATAAACTTCAACACCACTGGCCAAACGTTGTGGACCGTGACGTAGTGACGAAACACATGACCGAGGAATGAGAAACTCTTCGAGTTCTGGAAATTAAACTTCTTAAAAAACtgacaacaaacaaaagattCTTTGTCTCACATCAACTTACTTGCAAGTCTGGTTCTTATGTCGGTCCCTAGCGACCCCAGAACGCACGATTCTCCTTTTTGCATGTTGgagttgatgacgtcattgtcgCAAACAGTGGTTAAGACTTGACGACATTCTTGCGAGTACGTCATCATGACGTAACAAGCCAATGATAACAGAAGAATCACTGCTCTCATGGTTGACTATGAAGATCTTCCGTTAAAGTTGACGATATGAAATTGCACCAAATTGCTGTTctttatatagcctacttcGCTTctacgatgacgtcatacagGTTTGAAAAATTGGTACCAAAACCTCAAAATAGTTTCCACgaaatttctttcttcacGACAAAAGTGTTTTGCACAAACACAATCGTTTAAACACAAAGCTCAAGCGTTTAAAAAGAAGGGTAAGTATTAAAAAAGCTTGTACGTCAAGAAGCGTGAGAAATTGACGATAAACATCTGATTTCTGTGCCGGAgaagtttttaataaaatttttgacgtcacaagatGCTTGTTTTTGACAGAAATGTTTCCACCGCAAGCGATGACGATGTAAGATTGAATTTTTCTCTTAACCACGTTAATCGCATTTGCGTCCGTTACAGAACACATAACACTACATAGGAAGTATGCAGTTGTTCAACCCA contains the following coding sequences:
- the LOC143450173 gene encoding fibrinogen-like protein A, which gives rise to MKGSFRLLLLVYYVTMTYSQQCRQSVKTICDDDTTFTWTRKLDKSDVACPEDGEMNEDEENDNQTACCNLVPLRTDIVTRLTKIEELLTSPSATTMATTTVTTTTPSTATSTVVTTTPSTATSPVTTTTTSSITSCSTSSSNGPHTLTSGVEVYCEDGWTVFQRRIDGSGNFSRPWDDYANGFGQIDGEFWLGLDNIHEMTREGGCRLKVELWDFHGNQRHADYSSFSIESAENLYRLGVSGYSGNAGDSLINHNGFPFSTEDNDNDSYDGGNCATNYGGSQGWWFDRCFQSALNGVWMRQSNQRWHGIIWFHWKGGSEPLKETEMKLRCD
- the LOC143450177 gene encoding ficolin-2-like, with the protein product MRAVILLLSLACYVMMTYSQECRQVLTTVCDNDVINSNMQKGESCVLGSLGTDIRTRLAKLEEFLIPRSCVSSLRHGPQRLASGVEVYCEDGWTIFQRRIDGSVDFGRRWDDYAKGFGQIDGEFWLGLDNIHKMTREGGCRLKIELWDFDGNQRHADYSSFSIESAENLYRLRVSGYSGNAGDSLSYNNGRPFSTEDSDNDSSNINCSTHFGGSQGWWFVGCGNSYLNGVWMRQSGGFYHGIVWYHWKKLREPLKETKMKLRCD